The proteins below are encoded in one region of Amycolatopsis magusensis:
- a CDS encoding glycoside hydrolase family 43 protein, which yields MLLRRLWTVAAVLVAAAGLVQAAPAGSVRAQATYNNPVLWQDFADIDIIRVNDAYYYSASTMHYSPGAPVLRSYDLVNWEFAGHSVPKLDFGAKYDLSGGRGYVRGIWASMFNHRKSNNTFYWGGCVDFANTHLYTASTVEGPWQRHATINKCYYDAGMLIDDNDKMYVAYGNTNISVAELSPDGKSEVRSQQVFTTPSNIGTLEGARFYKRDGKYYIFLTRPANGQYILKADNPFGPYTLRQVLLDLPGPIQGGGVPHQGGLVQTQNGQWYYLAFVDAYPGGRVPALAPVTWTSDGWPQVQTVNGRWGATYPFPNLTPRPVKPMIGVDTFTGSALGPQWEWNHNPDTTKYTVGNGLRLQTATVTNDLYSARNTLTHRIQGPSSTATVALDLSAMRDGDRSGLAMLRDSSAWLGIKRDGGRNRVVMVNNLTMDGNWNTTNTGTEVAGADFAGTRIWLRANADIRPGAGRQAKFSYSTDGVNFVPFGPGFTLNNNWTFFMGYRFAVFNHATQALGGAVTVQRFELSTP from the coding sequence GTGCTGCTCCGTCGACTGTGGACAGTGGCCGCGGTGCTGGTCGCCGCCGCCGGGCTGGTGCAGGCGGCACCGGCGGGAAGCGTGCGGGCGCAGGCCACGTACAACAATCCGGTGCTGTGGCAGGACTTCGCGGACATCGACATCATCAGGGTGAACGACGCCTACTACTACTCGGCGTCCACCATGCACTATTCGCCGGGCGCGCCGGTCCTGCGGTCCTACGACCTGGTGAACTGGGAGTTCGCCGGGCACTCGGTGCCGAAGCTGGACTTCGGCGCGAAGTACGACCTGAGCGGCGGCCGCGGTTACGTGCGCGGGATCTGGGCGTCGATGTTCAACCACCGCAAGAGCAACAACACCTTCTACTGGGGTGGGTGCGTCGACTTCGCCAACACCCACCTCTACACCGCGTCGACGGTGGAAGGCCCGTGGCAGCGGCACGCCACGATCAACAAGTGCTACTACGACGCGGGCATGCTGATCGATGACAACGACAAGATGTACGTCGCCTACGGCAACACGAACATCAGCGTCGCGGAGCTGTCGCCGGACGGGAAGAGCGAGGTGCGCTCCCAGCAGGTGTTCACCACCCCGTCGAACATCGGCACGCTGGAAGGCGCCCGCTTCTACAAGCGTGACGGCAAGTACTACATCTTCCTCACCCGCCCGGCGAACGGGCAGTACATCCTCAAGGCCGACAACCCGTTCGGGCCGTACACGCTCCGGCAGGTGCTGCTGGACCTGCCGGGACCGATCCAGGGCGGGGGAGTGCCGCACCAGGGCGGGCTGGTGCAGACCCAGAACGGCCAGTGGTACTACCTGGCCTTCGTCGACGCCTACCCCGGCGGCCGCGTGCCCGCGCTCGCCCCGGTCACCTGGACCTCGGACGGCTGGCCGCAGGTGCAGACGGTGAACGGCAGGTGGGGTGCCACCTACCCGTTCCCGAACCTGACGCCCCGCCCGGTCAAGCCGATGATCGGCGTGGACACCTTCACCGGCTCCGCGCTCGGGCCGCAGTGGGAGTGGAACCACAACCCCGACACCACGAAGTACACCGTCGGCAACGGCCTGCGGTTGCAGACCGCCACCGTGACCAACGACCTGTATTCGGCACGGAACACCCTGACCCACCGCATCCAGGGGCCCAGTTCGACGGCGACGGTCGCCCTCGACCTGTCCGCGATGCGCGACGGGGACCGCAGCGGCCTGGCCATGCTCCGGGATTCCTCCGCCTGGCTCGGGATCAAACGCGACGGCGGCCGGAACCGGGTGGTGATGGTCAACAACCTGACCATGGACGGCAACTGGAACACCACGAACACCGGCACCGAGGTCGCGGGCGCGGACTTCGCCGGGACCCGGATCTGGTTGCGCGCCAACGCCGACATCCGGCCGGGCGCGGGCAGGCAGGCGAAGTTCTCCTACAGCACCGACGGGGTGAACTTCGTTCCCTTCGGTCCCGGGTTCACGCTGAACAACAACTGGACGTTCTTCATGGGGTACCGGTTCGCCGTGTTCAACCACGCCACCCAGGCGCTCGGCGGCGCGGTGACGGTGCAGCGGTTCGAACTCTCCACCCCGTAG